The Terriglobales bacterium region TGATGCGGCGCTCGAGCGGTGTTTCGGGAGCCGGCTTGTACTGCTCGCGCAACAGGACGGGATCGACCTCGCTGGTGTCGATCTTCATGTCCACGGTGGCGAAGGTGAGCCCGGCGATCTTCCTGCGCTCCGGCGCGGGGCCGGCGAGGCTCACCAGCACCAGCACCGCCGAGCAGATCACGAACATCACGATGGCGTAGTGCAGGAAGTTCATGTCGAGGAGCGCGCGGATCATGGGCGACGTGAAACGATGGCCGCTGCCCATCTTGTCGAGGATCTCGAAGGTGAAGCGCAGGGCGCCAAACACGAAGCCGGTCAGCAGCGAGGAGATCGCTCCCGTGCCGTTCAGCCGGGGCCAGAGGATGCCGAAGATGAAACACGCCGCGATGGGCGGGCTGATGTATGCCTGCACGCTCTGCAAGTAGATGTAGAGCTGGCTGCTGATGAGGTGGATGAACGGCACCCAGAGGATCCCGAGCACCACCATCACGCCGGTGGCCACGCGGCCAAACGTCACGAGTTGCACCTCGCTCGCGTTGGGGCGCAGCTTCTTATAGAAGTCGAGCGTCACCAGGGTCGAGGCCGAGTTGAAGACCGAGCTCATGGCGCCCATCAAGGCGGCCAGCAAGGCCGCGATCATCAGGCCGACGAGGCCCGTCGGCAGCAGGTTCACGATGAGCGTGGGATAAGCGATGTCGCCGTTCATCACCTGGCCGTTCTCCACCTTGAACATCTGCGGGTACAAGGCGTACGCGATCAGTCCCGGGAGAACGAGGATGAACACCGGCAGGATCTTCAGGAAGCCGGCGAAGATGGTTCCGGCCTTGGCGTGGCCCTCGTCCTTGGCGCTGAGCACGCGTTGCACGATGACCTGGTCGGTGCACCAGTACCAGATGCCGAGGATGGGCGCGCCGAAGAAGATGCCGGTCCAGGGGAACTCCGGATCGGTGGCGGGCTTGAACATGTGGAAGTAACCGGCGGGCACAGCCGCGCGGATCCCCTCCATGCCGCCGACCTTATCGAGGCCGATCCAGGTGAGCACGACGGCGCCGGCGATCAGGATCAGGGTCTGCACCAGGTCGGTGTAGATGACGGCAGCCAGCCCGCCCGCGATGGTGTACACGCCGGTGGCGATGACGAGGATGAGCGCCGCCGTCATCGGACTCCAGCCCACCACGCGCT contains the following coding sequences:
- a CDS encoding sodium:solute symporter; translation: MGHAAATFHRSLAPVDIAIIVVYFLIIFGIGMYFARRERTSADYFLASRDVGWFAIGASLFVSNISTEHFIGLAGSGATSGLAVGHFEWLACIIVLILGWVFVPFYLRSNVFTMPEFLERRFNRSCAVYLASISILAYVFTKISVHLYAAAVVLERVVGWSPMTAALILVIATGVYTIAGGLAAVIYTDLVQTLILIAGAVVLTWIGLDKVGGMEGIRAAVPAGYFHMFKPATDPEFPWTGIFFGAPILGIWYWCTDQVIVQRVLSAKDEGHAKAGTIFAGFLKILPVFILVLPGLIAYALYPQMFKVENGQVMNGDIAYPTLIVNLLPTGLVGLMIAALLAALMGAMSSVFNSASTLVTLDFYKKLRPNASEVQLVTFGRVATGVMVVLGILWVPFIHLISSQLYIYLQSVQAYISPPIAACFIFGILWPRLNGTGAISSLLTGFVFGALRFTFEILDKMGSGHRFTSPMIRALLDMNFLHYAIVMFVICSAVLVLVSLAGPAPERRKIAGLTFATVDMKIDTSEVDPVLLREQYKPAPETPLERRINIAMSVLLVACVVGLWIYFR